A stretch of the Bacteroidota bacterium genome encodes the following:
- a CDS encoding ImmA/IrrE family metallo-endopeptidase, translating to MNVTVNINNNILTWAIHRAGYDLSIFTLKNPHVKKWLNGEKTPTVKQLEDFSKKVHIPFGYLFLNEPPKENIPIPYYRSNGDKVDKVSVNVYDTIILLQQRQNWLKEYLTDNEFKKLPFVGRFKGIFDVKLIVNDIRNTLNLHEEWARKFSKWEEALNHLVEVIEDKGIIAVFNGVVENSNKRKIPVDECRGFVLVDDIAPFMFINNSDFKSAQIFTIVHELAHIWTGQSAGFDFRKLQPADDPIEKLCDQVAAEFLVPEKEFITIWDKNPDIRFIARIFKVSEIVIARRALDIGKWTKEEFFEFYEEYRKREFQKQENQSPGGDFFATARKRIGVTFAYHINNAVKTGQLLYRDAYKLTSLKGDTFDKFFAKHI from the coding sequence ATGAATGTAACTGTAAATATAAATAATAATATTCTGACTTGGGCAATCCACCGAGCAGGATATGATTTATCTATCTTTACGTTGAAAAATCCTCATGTAAAAAAATGGCTAAATGGAGAGAAAACTCCTACGGTAAAGCAACTAGAAGATTTTTCGAAAAAAGTTCATATTCCATTTGGATACCTTTTTTTAAATGAACCGCCCAAGGAAAATATTCCGATTCCCTACTACAGAAGTAATGGTGATAAAGTAGATAAAGTCAGTGTGAATGTTTATGACACGATCATACTTTTACAACAGAGACAAAATTGGTTAAAAGAATATCTTACCGATAATGAATTTAAAAAATTACCTTTTGTTGGAAGATTTAAAGGGATCTTCGATGTAAAATTAATCGTTAATGATATTAGGAACACATTAAACCTTCATGAAGAATGGGCAAGAAAATTTTCCAAATGGGAAGAGGCTTTAAACCATTTGGTGGAGGTTATTGAAGATAAGGGAATCATAGCAGTATTTAATGGCGTCGTTGAGAATAGTAATAAAAGGAAAATACCAGTTGATGAGTGTCGTGGATTTGTACTCGTTGATGACATTGCTCCTTTTATGTTTATTAACAACTCCGATTTTAAATCCGCTCAGATATTTACCATTGTGCACGAATTGGCGCATATATGGACAGGGCAAAGTGCTGGATTTGATTTTAGAAAATTGCAACCAGCTGATGACCCAATTGAAAAGTTATGTGACCAAGTTGCCGCTGAATTTCTTGTGCCAGAAAAGGAATTTATTACTATTTGGGATAAAAATCCCGATATACGTTTTATTGCAAGAATATTCAAAGTTAGTGAAATTGTTATAGCCCGAAGAGCTTTAGATATCGGGAAATGGACTAAAGAAGAATTCTTTGAATTTTATGAAGAGTATAGAAAAAGAGAATTTCAAAAGCAAGAGAATCAAAGTCCAGGTGGTGATTTCTTTGCAACAGCACGGAAAAGAATAGGAGTCACATTTGCTTATCATATTAATAATGCAGTCAAAACTGGCCAATTATTATATCGTGATGCATATAAATTGACAAGTTTAAAAGGAGATACGTTCGATAAGTTTTTTGCTAAACATATATAA
- a CDS encoding DUF4411 family protein yields the protein MAIYIVDSNFFIQAHRATYPLDIAKGFWNKVKQLADSGTIISIDKVKKELYNKNDDLEKWCKANLPDNFFKNTAEVINEYGKVTAWALSMSHHYMQNAINEFLDVDEADAFLIAYSLADIDDRFIVTQEISAPQKLSKIKIPDCCNALGVKYRTIIEMFREIGETF from the coding sequence ATGGCGATATATATTGTGGATAGCAACTTTTTTATTCAAGCTCACAGAGCAACCTATCCCCTTGATATTGCTAAAGGATTTTGGAACAAAGTAAAGCAGCTGGCTGATTCAGGTACTATTATTAGCATTGATAAAGTAAAAAAAGAGCTTTATAATAAAAATGACGATTTGGAAAAATGGTGTAAAGCCAATTTGCCAGACAATTTTTTCAAAAATACTGCAGAAGTTATTAATGAATATGGTAAAGTTACTGCATGGGCATTATCAATGAGTCATCATTACATGCAAAATGCCATTAATGAGTTTCTCGATGTCGATGAAGCTGATGCTTTCTTAATTGCTTATTCTTTAGCTGATATTGATGATAGGTTTATTGTTACTCAAGAAATAAGCGCGCCTCAAAAGCTAAGTAAAATAAAAATTCCAGACTGTTGCAATGCACTTGGTGTTAAATATAGAACTATTATTGAAATGTTTAGAGAAATTGGCGAAACTTTCTAA
- a CDS encoding AraC family transcriptional regulator: MKRLQEGFKGARLLVLPDSIIQDMEKDNVLSILHITDIGYYPKAQYHFIERKKAISQFIFIYCIEGAGWFEINGQKSIVKENNFFVIPAFTPHSYGADEQNPWTIYWVHFKGRLAREYSPQVGIPIEINPNTRSRISERLDLFEEIFHLLGMGYSLENLHYACSAFQYFLSTFRNLQQYRNTVKNNMVESDIVEAAINFMKENIEKPLSLEEIAKYIGYSTTHFYTIFHRRTGYSPCNYCNQLKIQKACQLLDFSDIKINQLCFKVGISDSYYFSRLFHKIMGISPSEYKKRKKG, from the coding sequence ATGAAGCGGTTGCAAGAAGGATTTAAGGGTGCACGACTTTTAGTCTTACCTGATTCAATTATCCAGGATATGGAAAAAGACAATGTATTATCAATCCTGCATATTACTGATATTGGTTATTATCCCAAAGCCCAGTATCACTTTATAGAGCGCAAAAAAGCCATTTCACAATTCATATTTATATATTGTATAGAAGGTGCAGGTTGGTTTGAAATCAACGGTCAGAAATCGATTGTTAAAGAAAACAATTTTTTTGTCATTCCGGCTTTTACTCCGCATAGTTATGGTGCAGATGAGCAGAATCCGTGGACAATCTATTGGGTACATTTTAAAGGAAGACTTGCCAGAGAATATAGCCCGCAAGTTGGGATACCTATTGAAATCAATCCCAATACCCGTTCGCGGATCAGTGAACGGTTGGATCTGTTTGAAGAGATCTTTCATCTGCTGGGAATGGGATACAGTCTGGAAAATTTGCATTATGCCTGTTCTGCATTTCAATATTTTCTAAGCACATTCCGTAACCTGCAACAATACCGGAATACCGTAAAAAACAACATGGTTGAAAGTGATATCGTAGAAGCGGCAATAAATTTCATGAAGGAGAATATTGAAAAACCTTTAAGCTTAGAAGAGATAGCAAAATATATTGGCTATTCCACTACGCATTTCTATACTATTTTTCATAGACGAACGGGATATTCTCCCTGTAATTACTGTAACCAGTTAAAAATCCAAAAAGCCTGTCAACTATTGGACTTCTCTGATATCAAGATAAATCAATTATGTTTTAAAGTAGGTATCAGTGACAGTTACTATTTTTCCAGGCTTTTCCATAAAATAATGGGGATTTCTCCAAGTGAATATAAAAAGAGAAAGAAAGGATAG